The Carassius auratus strain Wakin unplaced genomic scaffold, ASM336829v1 scaf_tig00001591, whole genome shotgun sequence genome includes a window with the following:
- the rpn1 gene encoding dolichyl-diphosphooligosaccharide--protein glycosyltransferase subunit 1, translating to MWRAGAVSFALIACFLRASLCAEGLVNEDVKRALDLSSHLAKITTEIQLANHGAARVNSFTLALEAELAPHLAFIGASVKGEEEEDESLELKETTVRGQSGKFFEAQLPSSLAPGAKLRVKVETVFSHVLKPYPTHITQAERQLVVFQGNHYLFSPYPTHSQTTRVRLASKTVESYTKLGNPTKSEESIEYGPFKDVPPFSQDAMRIHYENNTPFLTISSITRTVEVSHWGNIAVEETIDLRHTGAYLKGPFSRYDYQRQSDSGISSVKSFKTILPASAQDVYYRDEIGNISTSHLQVLDDSVEVEIRPRFPLFGGWKTHYIVGYNLPSYEYLYNLGDQYALKMRLVDHVYDDQVIDQLTVKLILPEGAKNIHMETPYPISRSQDELHYTYLDTFGRPVLVATKNNLVEQHIQDVVVHYTFNKILMLQEPLLVVGAFYILFFTVIIYVRLDFSITKDPAAEVRMKVASITEQVLTLVNKRLGLYRHMDEVVNRYKQTRDTGALNSGRKTLEAEHRTLTNDISALQARLKAEGSDLAEKVGEIQKLDNQLKDQVSRSCQEAERLVAGKVKKDTYIDSDKALTGKRQELVSRIDSLLDAL from the exons ATGTGGCGCGCCGGTGCGGTGAGTTTCGCCCTGATCGCGTGTTTTCTCCGCGCGTCGCTGTGTGCGGAGGGGCTCGTGAACGAAGACGTGAAGCGCGCGCTGGACCTGAGCTCGCACCTCGCGAAGATCACGACGGAGATCCAGCTCGCGAACCACGGAGCCGCGCGCGTCAACAGCTTCACGCTCGCGCTGGAGGCCGAGCTCGCGCCGCACCTGGCCTTCATCGGCGCATCT GTAAAgggggaggaagaggaagatgagagcCTGGAGCTGAAGGAGACAACGGTCCGAGGTCAAAG TGGTAAATTCTTCGAGGCACAGTTACCGTCGTCTCTTGCTCCGGGGGCTAAGCTGCGGGTGAAGGTTGAGACGGTGTTCAGTCACGTGCTGAAGCCCTACCCCACCCACATCACGCAGGCCGAGCGACAGCTGGTGGTCTTCCAGGGGAACCACTACCTGTTCTCCCCGTACCCCACCCACTCCCAGACCACCCGCGTCCGCCTGGCCTCCAAAACCGTGGAGAGCTACACCAAGCTGGGCAACCCCACCAAGAGCGAGGAGTCCATCGAATATGGACCGTTCAAAGACGTTCCTCCCTTCAGCCAG GATGCCATGAGGATCCACTATGAGAACAACACACCCTTCCTCACCATCAGCAGCATCACTCGCACTGTCGAGGTCTCTCACTGGGGCAACATCGCCGTGGAGGAAACCATCGACCTGAGACACACCGGTGCTTACCTGAAGGGCCCTTTCTCCCGCTACGACTACCAGAGACAGTCTGACAGCGGCATCTCATCAGTCAAATCTTTCAAG ACCATCCTCCCAGCCTCTGCTCAAGACGTGTATTACCGTGATGAGATCGGGAACATCTCCACATCCCACCTCCAAGTTCTAGACGATTCTGTAGAAGTTGAAATCCGTCCCCGTTTCCCGCTGTTCGGCGGCTGGAAAACACATTACATCGTTGGTTATAATCTTCCCAGCTATGAGTATCTCTACAATCTGG GAGATCAGTATGCTCTGAAGATGCGTCTGGTTGATCATGTCTATGATGACCAGGTTATTGACCAGCTGACTGTGAAACTGATCCTTCCTGAAGGAGCCAA AAATATCCACATGGAGACTCCCTACCCGATCAGCCGCAGTCAGGACGAGCTGCATTACACTTACCTGGACACCTTTGGCCGACCTGTGCTGGTGGCCACCAAGAACAATCTGGTGGAGCAGCACATTCAGGACGTTGTG GTTCACTACACCTTCAATAAGATCCTGATGCTGCAGGAGCCTTTGTTAGTGGTGGGGGCATTCTACATCCTCTTTTTCACTGTCATCATCTACGTGCGCCTGGACTTCTCCATCACCAAG GATCCAGCAGCAGAGGTGCGCATGAAGGTGGCCTCCATCACCGAGCAGGTCCTGACTCTGGTGAACAAGCGTCTCGGTCTGTACCGCCACATGGATGAGGTTGTGAACCGCTACAAGCAGACCCGTGATACAGGAGCACTGAACAGCGGCCGCAAGACCCTGGAGGCCGAGCACCGCACCCTCACCAATGACATCAGTGCATTACAAGCCCGTCTCAAAGCAGAGGGCTCCGACCTGGCCGAAAAA GTTGGGGAGATCCAGAAGTTGGACAACCAGCTGAAGGATCAGGTGTCCCGATCCTGTCAGGAGGCCGAGCGCCTGGTGGCTGGAAAGGTGAAAAAGGACACCTACATCGACTCGGATAAAGCCCTGACAGGCAAGAGGCAGGAGCTGGTCAGCCGCATCGACAGCCTTCTGGATGCCTTGTAA